GTGGCCGTGCGCGTTCCGGACCACGACGTGGCGCTCGCGCTGATCCGGGCGGCCGGCGTGCCGGTCGCCGCGCCCAGCGCCAACCGCTCGGGGCGGCCGAGCCCGACCCGCGCGGACGACGTCCTCGCCGACTACGCGGAGACGGACCGCGGCCCGTCCATCGTCCTCGACGGCGGGCCGGTGGCGATCGGCGTCGAATCGACGGTCGTCGACTGCACGGGGCCCGTGCCGGCCGTCCTGCGCCCCGGCGGCGTGACCCTGGAGGAACTGCGGGAGATCTGGCCGGACCTGCGCGCGGCGGCCGGCGAGGAGGCGCTGCAGCGCTCGCCGGGGACGCGGTACCGGCACTACGCGCCGTCCGTGCCGTTGATCGTCTTTCGCGGCCCCGGCGCCCGTGTCGCGCTCCTGCGCGCGCTCGCGGACGCGGCGGCGCGGGGCGAGGCGGTCGCAGTCCTCGCGCCCTCGGACACGGCCGCCGCCGCGCGCGCGGCCGGCCAGGCCCGCGCCGTTGCCGACGCCGGCCCGCGCGACCGGCCGGGCGCGTACGCGGCCGCGCTCTTCCCCGCGCTGCGGCAGCTGGAGGCGTCCGGCGCCGCGCGCATCTTCGCCGAGAGCCCCGCGCCGGACGGCCTCGGCTGGGCCGTGCGCGACCGCCTCGCCCGCGCCGCCACGGAGGTCGTCGACGCCCCGCTCGCGCGCGTGCTCTTCGTCTGCACGGGCAACACCTGCCGCAGCCCGATGGCCGAGGCGCTGGCGCGCCGCCTGGCGACCCAGCGGGGCCTGGCGTTGGAGGTGGCCTCCGCCGGCACTCACGCGGCGGAGGGCGACGCCGCGGCCCCGGAAGCGGTGCAGGCCGTCCGGCGCCTCGGCGCGGAGCTCGAAGGGCACGCCAGCAAGCCCGTGACGCCCGACCTGCTGCGCTGGGCGGACCTCGTCGTCACC
This is a stretch of genomic DNA from Clostridia bacterium. It encodes these proteins:
- a CDS encoding threonylcarbamoyl-AMP synthase, which encodes MRRLKADEPGAIEAAAAALRAGELVAFPTETVYGLGANALDAAAAARIFAAKGRPADNPLIVHIADEAMRDLVAAEWPEAAAALTAAFWPGPLTVIVPRSPHVPDVVAAGLPTVAVRVPDHDVALALIRAAGVPVAAPSANRSGRPSPTRADDVLADYAETDRGPSIVLDGGPVAIGVESTVVDCTGPVPAVLRPGGVTLEELREIWPDLRAAAGEEALQRSPGTRYRHYAPSVPLIVFRGPGARVALLRALADAAARGEAVAVLAPSDTAAAARAAGQARAVADAGPRDRPGAYAAALFPALRQLEASGAARIFAESPAPDGLGWAVRDRLARAATEVVDAPLARVLFVCTGNTCRSPMAEALARRLATQRGLALEVASAGTHAAEGDAAAPEAVQAVRRLGAELEGHASKPVTPDLLRWADLVVTMTAGQAERLRAQHPEYAPKIATWSEIFGGGDVPDPIGMGQDAYERLVDRMAADLRRWLQTEFGGSSR